GCGTTCTCCTCTGTCTGAAGACGGGCGAAACTGGATTATAGAACGCTTACCGGAAGCTCGACAAACCACCGAATTAGCGATTAGTTTATTTAAACGGTTGTTAGATAGTGAATTAGCCCAAGAAGTTGATGTTTTTGGGAAATTCCCTTCATTATTTATGGGGTTAGTTGCCCCCGATGGCACTTGGGAACATTACGGAGGACATCTAAGATTTATTGATAGTAATGGCGAAATTGTTGCCGATGGTTTAAGCGAAGATGACTATCAAGACTTCCTCGGAGAAGCTGTTGAAAATTGGTCTTATCTCAAGTTTCCCTATTACAAACCTCTGGGATATCCTGATGGGATTTATCGCGTTGGGCCGTTAGCAAGATTGAATGTTTGTGACTGTATTGGAACCGAAGATGCAGACCGAGAATTAATCGAATTTCGTCATCGCGCAGGGGGACGAGTTGCCACTTCTTCCTTCTTCTATCATTATGCACGATTAGTAGAAATTATGGCTTGTATTGAAGCCATTGAACAGTTAATTGATGACCCGGATGTTGTCTCAAAACGGGTGCGTTCAGAAGCAGGAATTAACTGTTTAGAAGGAGTGGGAGTGAGTGAAGCACCACGCGGTACTTTATTCCATCATTATCAAGTAGATGAAAACGGCTTAATTAAGAAAGTTAACTTAATTATTGCCACCGGACAAAACAATTTAGCCATGAATAAAACCGTGACTCAAATTGCCCAACATTATATTCATGGAAATGAGATTCCTGAAGGAATGTTAAACCGAGTGGAAGCTGGAATTCGTGCTTATGACCCGTGTTTAAGTTGTTCTACCCACGCCGTCGGACAAATGCCATTACACATTCAATTAATTCAAAAGGATGGAACAATAATTCAAGAAAAATATCGCAATTAATCACCCGTAGGGGCGAGGTTTTCTCGCCCTTCCAAACCCTTCTCCTCTACTCCCTTTATTAGGAGAGAAAAAATGTCAAAAGAAAACTTATATTTATGTATGGGTTCCGCTTGTCACCAAATGGGAGTCTATGAAGTTCTACCCAAATTGCAAGCTTTAATGAGTGAATATAATATTGATCAAAAAATTGAGTTAAAAGGTTCATTTTGTTTAGAAACGTGCAGTTCAGGAATTGTAATGAAGTTTCGAGATTTGCATTTTATTAATATTAGCCCTCAAAATATAGAAGATAAATTTTTAAAAGAAATCCTTCCTGCTATTGAAAACAATAATTAACTATGTTAGAAAAAGCACAAAATCACCTTTGGCAACTTTTATGGAAATATGATCCGAACGGTTTAATCGCCGTAGATTCAGATTTAATTATTAAATTAGTTAATCCAGCATTTTGTCAAATCTTTAACTTAGAAGAAGAAAAAATTATTGGAAAATCTGCAACGGAAATTTTAGGAAATATTGAGCATTTCCAAGAAGCTTGGGAAACTAATACCGTGATTCGAGGTCGAGAAACTTCCTATTCCCAATATGATTTATATATTCGAGAATTTATTTTTCCGATTAAAGAAGAAAATATTATTGGCTGTATTATGACCGATATTACCGCCGAGATGGAACGGAAAAAAGAAGCCGATAGAATTAAAGCAGAAACCGTTAAAAAAGTGAATGAAGTGGTAGATAATCAAATGAAAGTCGCTCAAGAAATAGCTGGGTTATTAGGAGAAACCACCGCAGAAACAAAAGTGAGTTTACTTAAAATTATTGAAATGGTGAATCAGTAAACTATCACAAACTTAATATAATATGAATCAAGATAACTTTTTTGATATTTGTAATCTTAGCCTAAATAAAAAAGGCGAAGAACTTTGTGGTGATCAAGTTAAATTTACTAAAACTGAAACAAAAAGCACGATTGTTTTATCCGATGGGTTAGGAAGTGGGGTAAAAGCCAGTATTTTAGCAACGTTAACCACTGAAATTTTAATCACGATGTTAAATGCGGATGTTCCCTTAGAAGAAGTGATTAAAACCGTTATAGGAACTTTACCCATTTGTCAGGTGAGAAAAATTGCCTATGCTACTTTTACCATTATTTCAATTAATCATTTAACCAATGAATTTAAAGTGATTAATTTTGATAACCCTCCGGTTCTTTATTTTAAAAAAGGTCGCATTGTTAAATTAGAAACCAAAATTGATAAAATATTAGGAAAAAAAATAGAATCTTCTCAAGGAAAATTAGAACGAGGGGATTTTATTGGAGCTATTAGTGATGGTGTTCTGTATGCAGGGTTAGGAGATACGATGAATTTTGGCTGGGGTTGGGATAATATTGCTAAATATATGGAGCGAATTTTTATTAGTCAAGCCACAAATTCACGGATGATTATTGAGCAAGTTTTATCAGAAACTCGCTCTTTATATCGAGATAAAATTGGTGATGATGCAACTTTTGTGGGGGTTTATGTTAGAAAACCCAACCCCGTCATGATTTTTACTGGCCCCCCTTTAGATATTACTCAAGATGAAGTTTATGCAGAACGGTTATTAAGTTTTCCGGGTCGTAAAGTCATTTGTGGAGGAACAACGGGAAATTTAGTCGCAAATTATATGGGAGAAACCATTGAAATGGATATTCCCACGATGCGAAAAGATTTACCTCCTATTGGCAAATTAAAAGAAGTTGATTTAGTCACCGAAGGCATTTTAACCATTTCTAAAGCAACGGAAATTATTAGAAAATGTAAAGGAGATATTTCTCGATTATCTTCCGATAGAAATGGAGCAATATTATTAGCACGGGAAATCTTAGAAGGGGATTCAATTTATTTTTTAGTCGGTCAACAAATGAATGAGTTTTATCAAAATCCTTTATTACCTAAAAATATTTCAATTCGTCGTAATTTAATCGAAGATTTAGTCCATTTACTTCGTAGCCAACAAAAAGAAGTTATGGTAGAATATTGTTAACAGGGGAATTTGGAAAAAAGATGATATTAATTATCGGATATGGCAACCCCATTCGTGGCGATGATGGCATTGGTCAAGCGGTGATCGCGGAGGTTGAACAGTGGAATTTAGCCAATGTGCGATCGCAATCTCTCCATCAACTTACCCCGGAAATTGCCGCAGAAATGGCAGAAGTTGAAACCGTTATTTTTGTCGATGCTGGTTTAGAAGGAGATACCGTTAATATTATATCCTTGGAACCTTTACCCTCAGATTTATTTAATTGGGGTCATTCTTTAAACCCGCGATCGCTTTTATCCTTAACTCAATTTCTCTATCAAAAAAGCCCTCAAGCTTGGTTAATTGCTATCCCTGGAGAGAATTTTGAACTCAGCGAAACCCTTTCTCAAAAAGCATTAAATGGCATTCAAGAAGCCTTAAAAATCATTCAAAATCTTATCAATAAAACCTAAAATTAATTATAATCAACCGTAGTGAGTCCTTCAGGACTCAAAAGAAACCCCTAAAAAGAAACCCCTAAAGGGGTGACTACAAATTATGCACGAAGTCAGTATTATGGAACAAACCCTAGAGATAGCCTTAAATCATGCTAAACAACAAGGGGCAACTCAAATCCATCGGATTAAAATGAAAGTAGGGACATTATCAGGAGTCATTCCAGAAGCGTTAGAATTTGCCTTTGATGTTGTGACCAAAGGAACAATAGCAGAAACCGCTCGTTTTGAAATTGAATCTATTCCCGTGCGCTGTTATTGTCATCATTGTAACGTCGAATTTCAACCCGATGACTTTATTGATGAATGTCCCCATTGTCATCAATATAGCCTTGATATTCGTCAAGGAAAAGAATTAGAATTAACATCTTTAGAGGTTTCTTAATATGTGTACAAATTGCGGCTGTGCTGTTACCCCTGGAACTATTGAAATCCATAATCATGATCATGAACATCCCCACACCCATGATCATAATCATGACCATTTTCATCATAACCATTCCCATCAAACCTTAACGGTTCATGAAGCTATTTTATCCAAAAATGAACGATTAGCCGAACGAAACCGAGGCTTTTTTTGGGGAAAAGGACTGTTTGTTTTAAACGTTTTATCCTCCCCCGGTTCAGGGAAAACCGCCTTTATTGAACGTACCTTAACCGATATTAATTCTCGTCTTCCGGGGGCGGTTATTGTGGGAGATTTAGCGACGGATAATGATGCTCAACGCTTAAGACGTTCAGGGGCGCAAGTCGTTCAAATTACCACCGGAAGCGTTTGTCATTTAGAAGCGGATATGGTTGCAAAAGCCCTGCCTAAAATTAACTTAGATCAGGTTAAACTATTAATTATTGAAAATGTCGGTAATTTAGTTTGTCCCGCCGCCTACGATTTAGGAGAAAACAAACGAATTGCGTTACTGTCTGTCACTGAAGGCGAAGATAAACCGTTAAAATATCCAACCTTATTTAAAACGGCTGATGTGGTGATTATTAATAAAATGGATATTGCGGAAGCCGTCGGTTTTGACCGAGAATTAGCTTTAAATAATATCAAAAAAATAGTTCCCCAAGCTCAAATTTTTGAAGTGTCTGCAAAAACAGGTCAAGGGATGAATCAATGGTATCAATTTTTAGAACAACAGATTTTAGAAGTAGCTTCTGTGTAATAGAAGAATATTGAAAAATAGCAAAGGTAATAGTATAATCACAGTTTAAATACATAACAGCTTATCACCATGATTAAAATTTCACTATTTCCCATTTTGGGAATCACACTAAACCTGGGCAACATGGGAGAACTCTTCAACAAGTCCATTACCTTAGTTGCCGTCATTTTCTTCCTACTGCTGCTCATGTCTGTTTTGCGGGCAATCTTCCGGAAACTGCCCAACGATCTGCCTTTAGTGGCGGTAGAAGTTTCGCGGATACCTCTAGTGTTAATGACCTGCTTCACAGGTATCCACTTCCTCCTGCCTGAGTTGCCAGCCGCAGGTCTGTCTGGTATCGTCCAGTCGCTTCATTCCGCCTTAACAGTCCTGATTTTGGTCATTGCAACTTATTGGATTGTTCAACTGGTCAA
This is a stretch of genomic DNA from Planktothrix tepida PCC 9214. It encodes these proteins:
- a CDS encoding SpoIIE family protein phosphatase gives rise to the protein MNQDNFFDICNLSLNKKGEELCGDQVKFTKTETKSTIVLSDGLGSGVKASILATLTTEILITMLNADVPLEEVIKTVIGTLPICQVRKIAYATFTIISINHLTNEFKVINFDNPPVLYFKKGRIVKLETKIDKILGKKIESSQGKLERGDFIGAISDGVLYAGLGDTMNFGWGWDNIAKYMERIFISQATNSRMIIEQVLSETRSLYRDKIGDDATFVGVYVRKPNPVMIFTGPPLDITQDEVYAERLLSFPGRKVICGGTTGNLVANYMGETIEMDIPTMRKDLPPIGKLKEVDLVTEGILTISKATEIIRKCKGDISRLSSDRNGAILLAREILEGDSIYFLVGQQMNEFYQNPLLPKNISIRRNLIEDLVHLLRSQQKEVMVEYC
- a CDS encoding PAS domain-containing protein, with amino-acid sequence MLEKAQNHLWQLLWKYDPNGLIAVDSDLIIKLVNPAFCQIFNLEEEKIIGKSATEILGNIEHFQEAWETNTVIRGRETSYSQYDLYIREFIFPIKEENIIGCIMTDITAEMERKKEADRIKAETVKKVNEVVDNQMKVAQEIAGLLGETTAETKVSLLKIIEMVNQ
- a CDS encoding hydrogenase maturation protease gives rise to the protein MILIIGYGNPIRGDDGIGQAVIAEVEQWNLANVRSQSLHQLTPEIAAEMAEVETVIFVDAGLEGDTVNIISLEPLPSDLFNWGHSLNPRSLLSLTQFLYQKSPQAWLIAIPGENFELSETLSQKALNGIQEALKIIQNLINKT
- a CDS encoding (2Fe-2S) ferredoxin domain-containing protein, whose protein sequence is MSKENLYLCMGSACHQMGVYEVLPKLQALMSEYNIDQKIELKGSFCLETCSSGIVMKFRDLHFINISPQNIEDKFLKEILPAIENNN
- a CDS encoding Ni/Fe hydrogenase subunit alpha — its product is MSKTVIIDPVTRIEGHAKISVYLDDAGEVENARFHVVEFRGFEKFCEGRPMFEMAGITARICGICPVSHLLASAKTGDKILAVQVPPAGEKLRRMMNLAQLTQSHALSFFHLSSPDFLLGWDSDPAKRNVFGLMAADPDLARAGIRLRQFGQTVIEILGAKKIHAAWAVPGGVRSPLSEDGRNWIIERLPEARQTTELAISLFKRLLDSELAQEVDVFGKFPSLFMGLVAPDGTWEHYGGHLRFIDSNGEIVADGLSEDDYQDFLGEAVENWSYLKFPYYKPLGYPDGIYRVGPLARLNVCDCIGTEDADRELIEFRHRAGGRVATSSFFYHYARLVEIMACIEAIEQLIDDPDVVSKRVRSEAGINCLEGVGVSEAPRGTLFHHYQVDENGLIKKVNLIIATGQNNLAMNKTVTQIAQHYIHGNEIPEGMLNRVEAGIRAYDPCLSCSTHAVGQMPLHIQLIQKDGTIIQEKYRN
- the hypB gene encoding hydrogenase nickel incorporation protein HypB, yielding MCTNCGCAVTPGTIEIHNHDHEHPHTHDHNHDHFHHNHSHQTLTVHEAILSKNERLAERNRGFFWGKGLFVLNVLSSPGSGKTAFIERTLTDINSRLPGAVIVGDLATDNDAQRLRRSGAQVVQITTGSVCHLEADMVAKALPKINLDQVKLLIIENVGNLVCPAAYDLGENKRIALLSVTEGEDKPLKYPTLFKTADVVIINKMDIAEAVGFDRELALNNIKKIVPQAQIFEVSAKTGQGMNQWYQFLEQQILEVASV
- the hypA gene encoding hydrogenase maturation nickel metallochaperone HypA — translated: MHEVSIMEQTLEIALNHAKQQGATQIHRIKMKVGTLSGVIPEALEFAFDVVTKGTIAETARFEIESIPVRCYCHHCNVEFQPDDFIDECPHCHQYSLDIRQGKELELTSLEVS